From a region of the Lactuca sativa cultivar Salinas chromosome 4, Lsat_Salinas_v11, whole genome shotgun sequence genome:
- the LOC111893445 gene encoding very-long-chain 3-oxoacyl-CoA reductase 1, giving the protein MVLEFLETLKTQPLWLNFVFVLGFVSVLKTSTSILRWVYVNFFRPSKNLKKYGSWALVTGSTDGIGKAFAFELAKKGINLILVGRNPSKLEGVSSEIKSKFDKTQIKEVVFDLSGDLSEGIKKINEEIEGLDVGILINNAGVSYPYARFFHEVDDELLNNLIKVNVEATTKVTQAVLPGMVKRKRGAIVNIGSGAAIVIPSDPLYAVYAATKAYVDQFSRCLYVEYKNSGIDVQCQVPLYVATKMASIKRSSFFVPSASGYAKAGLRWLGHEPRCTPYWPHSVIWALLYSLPEVAVDTWRYNFCLKIRKRGQLKDSRKKE; this is encoded by the exons ATGGTGCTCGAGTTCTTGGAGACCCTAAAAACACAGCCTTTATGGTTAAATTTCGTGTTTGTGTTAGGTTTTGTATCTGTCCTCAAGACTTCGACTTCAATCCTCAGATGGGTTTATGTTAATTTCTTTAGACCTTCGAAGAATCTCAAGAAATACGGATCATGGGCACTTGTTACTGGCTCCACAGATGGCATTGGCAAAGCTTTTGCCTTCGAATTAGCTAAAAAGGGTATTAACTTGATCTTAGTGGGTCGAAACCCTAGTAAACTAGAGGGTGTTTCATCTGAGATTAAATCGAAGTTCGACAAAACCCAAATCAAAGAAGTTGTTTTCGATCTCTCTGGTGATTTATCCGAAGGAATCAAGAAGATTAACGAAGAAATCGAAGGGTTAGATGTTGGTATATTGATCAATAATGCTGGGGTGTCATACCCTTACGctaggttcttccatgaagttgatgatgaattattaaataatttgattaAAGTCAATGTTGAAGCGACTACAAAAGTGACACAAGCTGTGTTACCTGGTATGGTGAAGAGAAAAAGGGGCGCAATTGTGAATATCGGTTCTGGTGCTGCTATTGTGATTCCATCTGATCCTCTTTATGCTGTTTATGCCGCTACTAAAGc GTATGTCGATCAGTTTTCGAGGTGTCTTTATGTGGAATACAAGAACAGTGGCATAGATGTGCAGTGTCAG GTCCCATTGTATGTGGCAACAAAGATGGCATCCATCAAGAGATCTTCGTTCTTTGTGCCATCAGCAAGTGGATATGCAAAGGCAGGGTTAAGGTGGTTAGGGCACGAGCCTCGATGCACCCCCTACTGGCCACACTCTGTCATCTGGGCTTTGCTTTACTCCTTGCCTGAGGTTGCTGTTGATACTTGGCGTTATAATTTCTGTCTCAAAATCCGTAAAAGGGGACAACTTAAGGATTCCAGGAAGAAAGAGTGA
- the LOC111893446 gene encoding uncharacterized protein LOC111893446 isoform X1, whose protein sequence is MSSQAGSIITRCFFLCLVLSLSCLVFLSLKSTIFLKKPISGGNVHGGSTLKIRPRYTSYDNYIHHQLQKTTNPKLREIWTTRDWDRKIRVFTQFFSDLKHKNLLSNSSKALCVGARVGQEVEALKRVGVCDSIGLDLVPYPPLVIQGDFHRQPFDDETFDFEFSNVFDHALYPEKFVGEIQRTLKLGGICVLHVALSRRSDKYSANDLYSVEPLIKLFNGSDFLYSRKVDGFGLDTEVVFRRTNAIQRSGF, encoded by the coding sequence atgtcctCTCAAGCAGGATCAATAATAACCAGATGTTTCTTTCTCTGTCTTGTCCTCTCTTTATCCTGTCTCgtgtttctctctctaaaatccacCATCTTTCTCAAGAAACCCATTTCCGGCGGCAACGTTCACGGTGGCTCCACCCTCAAGATCCGACCCAGATACACCTCCTACGACAATTACATTCACCACCAACTTCAGAAAACCACCAACCCGAAGCTCCGAGAAATATGGACCACCCGAGATTGGGACCGAAAAATTCGTGTTTTCACACAATTTTTTTCGGATCTAAAGCACAAAAACCTGTTATCCAATTCATCCAAAGCTCTCTGTGTCGGAGCTAGGGTCGGGCAAGAGGTGGAGGCTTTGAAACGGGTCGGAGTGTGTGACTCTATCGGGTTGGATCTGGTACCCTACCCGCCTCTTGTTATCCAAGGTGACTTTCATCGTCAGCCGTTCGATGACGAGACTTTTGACTTTGAGTTTTCGAATGTGTTTGACCATGCATTGTACCCGGAAAAGTTTGTGGGGGAGATCCAGCGGACGTTGAAGCTTGGTGGGATCTGTGTGTTACATGTGGCGTTATCCAGACGGTCGGATAAGTACTCTGCTAATGATTTATATAGTGTTGAGCCGTTGATTAAGTTGTTTAATGGGTCGGATTTTCTTTACTCCAGGAAAGTTGATGGATTCGGGTTGGATACTGAAGTGGTTTTTAGGAGAACGAACGCAATCCAACGGTCAGGATTTTAG
- the LOC111893446 gene encoding uncharacterized protein LOC111893446 isoform X2, whose protein sequence is MSSQAGSIITRCFFLCLVLSLSCLVFLSLKSTIFLKKPISGGNVHGGSTLKIRPRYTSYDNYIHHQLQKTTNPKLREIWTTRDWDRKIRVFTQFFSDLKHKNLLSNSSKALCVGARVGQEVEALKRVGVCDSIGLDLVPYPPLVIQGDFHRQPFDDETFDFEFSNVFDHALYPEKFVGEIQRTLKLGGICVLHVALSRRKVDGFGLDTEVVFRRTNAIQRSGF, encoded by the exons atgtcctCTCAAGCAGGATCAATAATAACCAGATGTTTCTTTCTCTGTCTTGTCCTCTCTTTATCCTGTCTCgtgtttctctctctaaaatccacCATCTTTCTCAAGAAACCCATTTCCGGCGGCAACGTTCACGGTGGCTCCACCCTCAAGATCCGACCCAGATACACCTCCTACGACAATTACATTCACCACCAACTTCAGAAAACCACCAACCCGAAGCTCCGAGAAATATGGACCACCCGAGATTGGGACCGAAAAATTCGTGTTTTCACACAATTTTTTTCGGATCTAAAGCACAAAAACCTGTTATCCAATTCATCCAAAGCTCTCTGTGTCGGAGCTAGGGTCGGGCAAGAGGTGGAGGCTTTGAAACGGGTCGGAGTGTGTGACTCTATCGGGTTGGATCTGGTACCCTACCCGCCTCTTGTTATCCAAGGTGACTTTCATCGTCAGCCGTTCGATGACGAGACTTTTGACTTTGAGTTTTCGAATGTGTTTGACCATGCATTGTACCCGGAAAAGTTTGTGGGGGAGATCCAGCGGACGTTGAAGCTTGGTGGGATCTGTGTGTTACATGTGGCGTTATCCAGACG GAAAGTTGATGGATTCGGGTTGGATACTGAAGTGGTTTTTAGGAGAACGAACGCAATCCAACGGTCAGGATTTTAG
- the LOC111893442 gene encoding uncharacterized protein LOC111893442 — MASSYSFSSSLNRSSKKSIVNDPKTCDCGFPARILMSTTPKNPGRHFMVCNESKCKYWKWLDVEPIQMPVMEVVEGMKAELVALKTKVEKVKEDMEQMKKEKCCLNGMKALS, encoded by the exons ATGGCTTCCTCCTACAGCTTCTCATCGTCCCTCAATCGATCAAGCAAGAAATCAATAGTGAACGATCCAAAAACTTGTGATTGTGGGTTCCCTGCACGTATTTTAATGTCAACAACACCAAAGAATCCAGGGAGGCATTTCATGGTATGCAATGAG AGTAAATGCAAATATTGGAAATGGTTGGATGTAGAACCTATACAAATGCCTGTAATGGAAGTGGTGGAGGGAATGAAAGCTGAATTAGTAGCATTGAAGACCAAAGTAGAGAAGGTGAAGGAAGACATGGAACAAATGAAGAAGGAAAA ATGTTGTTTGAATGGAATGAAGGCATTATCTTAA